AATGAGCTACCCCCCTGCTGGTATGACATCAGGATGACAGGCCGGTCTAGAGCCGCAAACACATGCAAGAATGCGTTGGTACTTTCAGTGAACCATTCATTGCTCAGGGAACTAACTGGGTTACAATTTCATCTTCTGGGAGTGATGTGAATGACAGTAGGATGCGGTCCGTTCCTCGCCGATCCACTCGCAGACATATTGGCGTCCGTGTGTGATGTTGAGGCTGTGTCTAAACGGATTCAAGGGAGGCGGGATAACCAGAAAGCTTACTTGTAACCATGTTCCATCCAGAATGCAAAatctcactcactccctgATGCCTATTTTGTATTCGCACACAACTCACTCTCCCatcccctccatccctccctcttcgTAACGAGTCCACGACGTAACCACACCCATCAAGCTAGCTAAGCCACACATACAAGTACAATCCGGCCAAACGCAAAGCGGCCGCCTTGACCTTTCCTGGCGCGAGCCCAGCGCTTGTTACTTTTCGCTGATTCACCGCCAGACCCCAACCTTTCAGCCACATCAGCCCTACATAAACGGCATATGACCTGTTTGAACCCGTCCGTTAAAAGTGGTTTAATTGGAGCAACACGCCCCCCTCCAAGGAGATTGCCTTGAGAACCCGCCGGGAGCAAGCCGGGAGAGGAGCCAAAACTCCAAACCGGCTGGGCGCCACAATGACGTACAGATGCCACGAGTACCGCGTAGCGAATAGAAAAACAGCGGACCAGAGGTCCGAAcggcaggaaagaaaagacaaaaaaaagagaagaaaagagacaCGTCGTAACCGTAACGCAGGAGAGACTCCTCAGCAGGCCAGACTGCCTAGGGCCGAAACGCACACACCGCCGGACGCCAGgttttttccctccctctctgctGATCTGCTGAGCAAACAGGTATGGATGGTATGATCCGGAGAGGTGACTCAGTGCGCCAGGGTCTCATCCGTTCCCGCCGGCTTTTGCCCAGAGGTGTTCGGGACCTGCAGAGGagctcttctcttctctcttggGTCTCTCTTGAAGGTACCTAGTTTTCTCCCACCTCGTTACCTAGCTGATGACGGGGACTGGAACTAGCCCCTTTGCTGGGGATCCCTCATGAATGACTGACCTGGCCATTCGTTGATCCATTCGGAAATACCGGACGTTCCTCCGTCAGTCCCGACAACGTCACGAGAGATTAGAAAGCACACCTGGTTTGCGGCTCCGTCAGATCTTTTTGTGTTGCTGACTGGTTTTGTTTTCGTCCTGTCGCCTCCCTGTAAATGGGTGCTCAAAGAGAAAGGGACAAAAGCAGGGTACCATGTATAAAGCACTTCATCTGCCCTTTGCCTGTCTGTCTACCTTTCCGTCCCTCTAGAATGCACATTGTGATACCCATTTAATTTgctttccctctcttcccaccctccctctctctccctctctctcttaccCAGTCTCTATCCTCCTCTCCTGTAGTCGTCCGTCTTGTATTACCTACGGATACTTACCCCCCCTTGAAATCATTCTCCACGTCATCCCATCATACCAGTCACAGCCATGTCAGCAGCTGCTGCGATTGCGCAACCGCCAGCGACGGTAGAGGCGCCCGGCGTCGGTGATGACAGCCCGCGGATCAGCGAGACATCGGATGACGTATCGACACTGAAGCCGGCCGCGCAAACATCgtggaaaaagaagaagtaTGGGTTGGGTGTTGGCAAGaacagcggcggcgatgtcAACGAtatcaacaacaacaataagGCCGAGGTCAACCGTACAGCAATGCCCAAGCGCTCGACGACATTCTGGAAATCGTTCAAGTACCTCCTCGACCTGACGCCAAAGGAAGTGGACGACTTCATGGCGTCGTACGTCATTTACAACCTCGACTgggcggacgaggccaagatgATCGAGACTCTCGGCCCGGACTACGAGGCAAAGGTCGGCGACTGCCTGCAGTCGTACTACGGCGTGCTGAACCACCTCTGCGCGCTGGGCGACGTGGAGAAGATGTACATCCCGCCCCTCATGGACAAGAAGGCctccgtcctcgacaaccAGATGCTGTACGAGGAGTCCGTCGCCCGGGACATTGGCCTGAAGCCCGGCGACAGGGTGCTCGACCTCGGgtgcgggcgcgggcgggtCGCCGCGCACATGGCCGCCGTCAGCGGCGCGTCCATCACCGGCCTCAACATCGACCCGAACCAGGTCGCGCAGGCCGACGAGTTCAACGAGCGGATGGGCCTGCGCAACAGCTTCACCGTCCAGGACATGAACgagctgccgttgccgttcgCCGACGACTCCTTCGACGCCTTCTACCAGATCCAGGCGCTCAGCCTGTGCAAGGACTTGCCGAGGCTGTTCGCCGAGCTGCGACGGGTGCTCAAGCCCGGCGCCAAGATCTCCCTGCTGGACTGGGTGAGCCTGCCGGCctacgacgccgccgacccgGAGCACGCGGAGCTGATGCGGAGGACGAAGCCGTTGATCGGCGCCGTGGGGACGCCCACGCCCGAGACGTTCGAGAAGGCGCTGACCGGGGCCGGATTCGCCGTCTTGAAATCGGACAACGCGAGCGTCGGCGGGCTGCAGGCGCCCCTGATCGACAAGGCGGACGTGTACTTCCGGAGCCTGCGGCAGGTCATCCTCGGGCTCGTCAAGGTccggctgctgccgccccaTTTCAAGACGCTCATCAACCGTCTTTGTCTGGACGGGCAGGCATTCGTCAAGATGGACACCATGAGGCTGGTGACGACGAGTTACCGA
This sequence is a window from Colletotrichum higginsianum IMI 349063 chromosome 8, whole genome shotgun sequence. Protein-coding genes within it:
- a CDS encoding Methyltransferase domain-containing protein, with the protein product MSAAAAIAQPPATVEAPGVGDDSPRISETSDDVSTLKPAAQTSWKKKKYGLGVGKNSGGDVNDINNNNKAEVNRTAMPKRSTTFWKSFKYLLDLTPKEVDDFMASYVIYNLDWADEAKMIETLGPDYEAKVGDCLQSYYGVLNHLCALGDVEKMYIPPLMDKKASVLDNQMLYEESVARDIGLKPGDRVLDLGCGRGRVAAHMAAVSGASITGLNIDPNQVAQADEFNERMGLRNSFTVQDMNELPLPFADDSFDAFYQIQALSLCKDLPRLFAELRRVLKPGAKISLLDWVSLPAYDAADPEHAELMRRTKPLIGAVGTPTPETFEKALTGAGFAVLKSDNASVGGLQAPLIDKADVYFRSLRQVILGLVKVRLLPPHFKTLINRLCLDGQAFVKMDTMRLVTTSYRIVAQKI